The following proteins are co-located in the Candidatus Margulisiibacteriota bacterium genome:
- a CDS encoding BrnA antitoxin family protein — protein MTIIRLNAWKAKKGLTKEMLAMADRAAEREPASDDPDAPFLTDKELVRMRPVARRGRSPKAVRKQDTHILFDPHVLTHLRASGRGWQTRVNNWVSEGVRKGVL, from the coding sequence ATGACAATAATTAGATTAAACGCCTGGAAAGCCAAAAAAGGCCTAACCAAAGAGATGCTGGCAATGGCGGATCGAGCTGCCGAGCGCGAGCCAGCCAGTGATGATCCGGATGCGCCTTTTTTGACGGATAAGGAACTGGTCAGGATGCGGCCGGTCGCCCGCCGCGGCCGGTCGCCCAAGGCGGTTCGCAAGCAGGACACGCATATTTTGTTTGATCCTCATGTGCTGACGCATCTCCGCGCTTCCGGCCGCGGTTGGCAGACCAGAGTCAACAATTGGGTCAGTGAAGGTGTTAGAAAAGGTGTGTTGTAA